One Chiloscyllium plagiosum isolate BGI_BamShark_2017 chromosome 14, ASM401019v2, whole genome shotgun sequence genomic region harbors:
- the cxxc5a gene encoding CXXC-type zinc finger protein 5 — protein MMSNAGKLTEQQISQTIDPLEKDNSKDDELTAEFEKRSRSGIINEPLSKVLKKPRTSTRFSTFGSTSSMIGQLQNGSILVHGKESTVVPNSTTSKHKRVSHLLDKSDRSLESSSEIQNEVHIASSDLQKQVEPEHIFLSSEREAGISDMEVVSAAEAISSPVDLPFMGGIPLNPGVFIMTPAGIFMADSALQMAGLVEYPLQNDLASAIHSGKKKRKRCGMCEPCRRRLNCEECSSCRNRKTGHQICKLRKCEELKKKPTAALEKVILPSGAAFRWFQ, from the coding sequence ATGATGTCTAATGCCGGCAAACTTACTGAGCAACAGATCTCTCAGACCATAGATCCTTTGGAAAAAGATAACTCTAAGGATGATGAACTTACTGCTGAATTCGAAAAAAGGAGCAGAAGTGGTATAATAAATGAGCCATTAAGCAAAGTTCTAAAGAAACCTCGTACATCAACTCGCTTTTCTACATTTGGCAGTACTAGCTCAATGATTGGGCAATTGCAGAATGGAAGTATCTTAGTACATGGAAAAGAATCAACTGTTGTTCCAAACAGTACTACCTCAAAGCACAAAAGAGTCTCTCACTTGCTAGACAAATCTGACAGGTCACTGGAAAGCTCATCAGAAATACAGAATGAAGTGCACATTGCTTCTTCAGACCTTCAAAAGCAGGTAGAACCTGAGCACATTTTCCTCTCTAGTGAGCGAGAAGCTGGGATTTCTGACATGGAGGTGGTATCAGCTGCCGAAGCAATCAGCAGTCCTGTTGATCTACCCTTCATGGGTGGAATTCCCTTGAATCCTGGTGTTTTTATTATGACTCCTGCTGGGATATTCATGGCAGATAGTGCACTTCAAATGGCCGGTCTGGTAGAATATCCATTGCAGAATGACCTTGCTTCAGCCattcattctgggaaaaagaagagaaagagatgtGGCATGTGTGAGCCCTGCAGAAGAAGATTAAATTGTGAGGAATGCAGTAGCTGTAGAAATCGCAAAACCGGCCACCAAATTTGCAAACTGCGAAAATGTGAGGAACTTAAAAAAAAGCCAACAGCGGCGTTGGAG